The following is a genomic window from Clostridium sp..
AGCTTGTATTTGTTGGTGATGGTATCAACGATGCACCGGTACTTGCAAGAGCCGATATCGGTATAGCTATGGGTGGGCTGGGCTCGGATGCAGCAATTGAAGCTGCAAACATCGTAATAATGACTGATGAGCCATCAAAAATATCATCTGCAATAAAAATAGCAAAAAGGACACGTATTATAGTGTATCAGAATATTGTATTTGCATTAGGTGTAAAAGCAGTATTTCTTGTATTAGGTGCACTTGGAATGGCATCAATGTGGGAGGCAGTGTTTGCAGACATGGGGGTTGCCATAATTGCAATTTTAAACGCAATGCGGGCAATGAATACAAAATCCCTATAAAAGTTTACCTGCAATCTATGAAAATTATCCATTAAGATATCTCATTTGAGATAGGAGATTAATGTCTTCGGCTAGTCTGAATCAGTTAATTGATTAATCCCAATATCATACCTAACGGAAGGATCAAATGTAGCAGAATAAAAATAATAGATTAGATCACCTAGTGGAAAAGTCATTCTTAAATTAAAGCCGTTACCAGACGGAAATTTACAGTAATCTCGGCTTTATGTTATCCTATTATTAAAAGCACTATCAATCACAATAATTAGATGAGGCATATGCCATATATGTTTAGCTTTATCTGAGGTATAACTATACTATTAGTAATTATCTTAGAGATAAATGATTTTCTTATACTTTGAGAGTATAAGAAATGATAATAACAAAATGTGATTGAAAAGGAAATTTTTAAGGTTAAAAGGGAATAGCTACCTAATATATTGGTGATAAAGTCAACATACTGATCTTTGATCTGGCTTTGTCATGGCTGATTCTGGCCAAGCGAGACTTTTAACACAATGATTCTATCGTTGTGCTAAAAGTCTTTTTTAGTGTAATTATTACGTTAAAAAAGACTTTTAAGATGGAAAATCACTGTGTCAAAAGTTTTTTTGTTTATATGAAAACTTATTTAATTTTACATATAGGACTCAATCTTAACTTAAAAATTATTTGATAAGGAGGTTCGTTATGTAAAAATTATAAAAAACATTTTAAATTGTTATTAAGCCCTGTAGCAACAGAATTGCCTGAGATATTAAATGCGCTTATATGGGTGAAACAGTGAAAAGAGAGTTTAGCTCTTTCTAACATTAGCGGTTCTATGATGGATACAGGCTACTGTTCCAAGTGCTCTTGGTATAATGTTTACACCATGGCTCTTTGATAAATATTTAATAATATCAGCGATTATAACATTTATAGCTATTTTTTCTTTATGGATGACTTTGAAAAAGAAACATTTATCTGATAAAAGATTAGCCTGTAATATTTTATTATATGTTTTGTTTATAATGTTGATAATTTTTACAAAAAATTAATTGCAAATAAAATACATAATAATCTATAAAGTTTTCTTCAAATGAAGCTTCAATAAAAAAGAACTTAAGGCTAAGTTAATTTTGATTTTAATAATTGATAAGATAACGAGAATAAATATTGGATGAATTACATAGCAAATAATTGTATATTGTTAAGTACTTTAAACTTTCTAGAGGGCGTTCACATTTATTAGCTACTAATGAAAATTGAATATAAACTAATAATTTCTATTTGTGTAAAATTTCCTCTTTCATAAATTGAGCAATTAATTTATCCAATTTCCAGCTTATATTTAATATATCTGTATCTATCGTATCCTTATTTAATGTATTCTGTAATAATTTATTATTTAAAATCTGCCTAGTTTCTTCTATTTGATACCTTATCCCCATTTTCTTATCCATATAATCCTCCACATAATTAGTAAACTTGCTCTACAAGCAAATTATAACATTATTTCTCACATATAATCAATATAGATAAAGGATTATTTTGGAGGATTAGCTTGGATGGTATATACTAAAAATAAAAACAAAAATTTAATTGGTGATAAAGTCAAATATGCAAGGCTTAAAAATAAGCCCAAAATAACTCAAAACGATTTACTTGCCAGACTCGCAGTAAGAGGGATCACCCTTGAAAAAACAGCAATATCCAAAATTGAATCCAAAACAAGACCAGTTACAGACAAGGAACTTGTTGCCATAGCTGATGCTTTAGGTGTAAGCATATTATGGCTACTTGGGAGAGAATAAGAATGTTTTTCCTATTTTAATAATTAATTTAAGTCATTAATAAGTATTAAAATATACCAATCCTTTATTTTAATATTATATTATTTCTCCAAATATTTGATATATTATAGCAGGCACACAAAAACTTAATGTTAGTATGTGCCTGCTATTTTTCATTTAACAATCATCCAATTTCTATCCTTCTCCAAAGTCAAATCAAACTGTGAAATCTGCATCGCTTTCGTCTGTTGATCCAGATACTTAACGGATACCAATACCTGCACTTTATCACCAGCTTTTTGATATACCGGATTAATAAGCTCTGAAAATACATATTTCTTGCCAATCGGTTTAATCACATCATCTTTGACATAGTAGGATAGTTCTTTTCCACTTGCAGTAGGATAGAGTTTAAAGAAAGTCTTTAAAAATTCATTGATTTCCTCCGTAGTAGCTTCATTCACCCTACCATCACTTTCTAATGTTTTTGGTTCATAACTTGATTTTGCTGGAATTCCACAAATAGTAGGGTTCTTGATGATAACCATATTCCCAGACTTATCTACATAAGCTGCCACTTCATAAGAGGAATCAACCATCTTTTTTGTATTACTTTCAGTTATCAACTGGTCAATAGAAAAAGTAACTCCATATTTATTATTATCTACCTTTTTTACTTTCCAAATTTCCACGTCATTAACTGTGGAAGATGTTGGTATATCCCTGCGAATTGCATCGGTGTTTAAATCCTGCAATTCTTTGGTCATATACCCTTTGAGATTTTCTGTTCGCGTATCTATAGAATTCTGATTATTTTGCCATGAGTAATATACTTTAGCGAAGTTTTTCACGAAATTTTCTATCTGATTGGTATCTACAACCTGTTTTTCCATGACCTTTGTTTCATGAACAGTTTTTATATCTATGGCAGTAAAATTTTTGTAAATACCAAAGATAACACTGCCAATCAGGAGTACCCACAAAAAAATGATAGATTTCCTGTGGGTACCAACTTTCATAACATGTATCTTTTTAGTTCTATACTGTTTCCCCTTTTTCCATATTTTCATATCTTAAATTTTCCTTTCTATTTATTTTTGATTCTGCCTGCACTTACTAGATGCTCACGCCAGTATGAAGTAGTGAGATCAGCATATCCAATAGGGTTACCTGCATTGTACATACGATTGTTTCCAACAAAAATTCCTACATGCGTGATATAAGTTCCTGCATTATAGGTACCATGAAAAAATACCAGATCACCTGGTTTTGCTTCTGATAGGGAAATGTGCTGCATCATATCATATTGCTCCTGAGCTGTCCTGGAAAGTTTAATTCCAGCCTTTCCAAAGCACCATTGAACAAGTCCACTGCAATCAAATGAAGTGTTTGGGTTGCTACCACCAAAAACATACTTCCAGCCTTGATATTTAAGGGCCTCTGTCATAATTATCTGAACTGTGGCATTATCAAAACGATGAGCAGTCAGACATTGTGATACTAGAGGTACATAAAACATATTCCCATAGCTATACATCCAACCGCCGTTTTTTCTTACAGCAATAGGGTTTGTATAAGTGACTTTATTTCCACCTGATTTTTCTCTTGCAAAGCTCTCTGCAAGTTCAAAGGTGTATTTTTTGCCATGGCCGGCGACATAGTCTATAAAACCTTCTCCATAGTTGTAGGATTGGAGAACAGTATTTATATCACAGCCTTTTTTCTTGGAATACTCAAGCAAGGAGGCAAAATATTTGCAGCCTTGCTTTATGGATTCCTCTACAGAAAAGGAATTCTGTAACACTCCTGCGGATTCAATTGACTGCATTACATCTACGCCTTGTCCGCCACTTTCTACCTGCATGATTGCAAGTAGATAACCTACATATTCTTCAATCCCATATTCCCTGGCATACTTCTCAACCATAAGTTTGTGTGCCAGCACTTCCTGTGATAGATTGGAACCTGCAAGATCAATTTCACTGCCATTTTCACTGTCTTCATCTGAAATAAAGACAGCAACAAAGATGAGCAGAGAAAGCAGTACAGCAAATACAACACCAAGGACAATCAAATGCTTTAGTTTCATTTCTCACGTCCTTTCTGCCTTTTGCCCACTTGCTCTTTTACTTCTTGACGCAGCTGTGTGGTATGTCTTAAAGTAGTAGGCTTTACAGCTGGCTTTTGAGAAACATTTTCCGGTTCTTTCCTTTTTTCATAGAAACGCTCTCTGCTAGAAACACAATTTTCTGGATCTTGATTTGCTGTAAGCTTTGGTGCATTGGCTAAAGGACGGTTCATAGCAGGCTTTTCAATACTATTTGTTGCTATCCGATCAGTAGATGAGTTTGTTTGATTCATGTTTGTCCTGTTTGTAGTGGCAATATCACTAGATGTTACAGGTCTAGTACGTACCGGAGCAAAAGTTGATGTTTTCTGTCTCTCTAGCCGTTCTGTTATAGGCTGCTTTGTTGCTCTTTGCTGGTGTGACCTGTCAAGCTCAATTCGACGCTTTGCAATTGTTTCTCGCTGCCTATTTCTGTTCTCCGCACGTTCCTGCTTTTTATCTTCTAGTGTTCTTGCTATGCCACTTTTGAAGCCATCCACATTTTTTGCTACCTTGCCTAATACTTGCTTTTTGCCATGATAGAGAGCGTAACGTGCATTGACTGGTAAATCCTTTGCCTGCTCTTTTATTTGTCCTGCTTTATCTGCAATGTGATCTTTCGTATCCATAACTGCTCCAACTCTCTCACCGACACGCTCTCCAAAACTTGGCTTACCTTCAGATTGTGCAGTAGAGCTACTAACCGGACGCTTGTGGTTTGTCTGTGTCCTTCGGGAAGTTTTTGATTTCTTGGAAGCTACTGCACCGGCCATAGCTCCAGCTGCTGCACCAGTTGTTCCGGCAACGATGATGCGGCCAATTTTCCTTTTGAGTCTTCGTGTCCCACGGTTTAACAGCATATAAGGTTTTTGAAAGATTCTATGTTCCATTTGCTTGGAATCATTTGCCTGTAAATTGAACATTCCCATTAGATCTCCAAGCTTCATATAGATACCAGCAAATGTAACTATCTGCAAAAATGCAATCAGGAAAAATGGGAAACCTTCCGACAGGGTATAGAGCATTGTGGAGATGGAAAAGGCAGTAGTTACAATAAGTGTAATACCCGCCCGTGTCATGATTACATTAAAGAGCTTCATTATGGCGCGCTTTCCCATATTATCAAAACCAGGTATCATGGATAGTAGAAAACTCATAGGCAAAAACATTGCATAGATTATAAAAAGTATCTGTGAGAATATCATTATACCTGTCAGCAAAAATACGAAAATGGAAATTCCTATATTGAAGATAAACAAAAAGAACACCATACCAAGTCGTGTAATGGTCTTTGTTATAGTAAGATTCATGTTGTTCTTGTCCTCAATTTCCTCCTTTACAACCGTTTCTCTATCTTTGCCGTTGTTTTTATCCGGGTCCGCAGAAAGCAGCTTTTCAACTCGTTTTTGTCCGATTTTATCCATATCGGAATTGCCATACTGTAGTAGAAACCAGGGCTGTTGCACCTGTATGGAAAATAGGTTGTCCCTTATCATATCCACACTGTCTTTACCTTTACTTTCCGAATTTGGCATGACAATTTTTCCACCAATAGACAGACTGGCACTGCTTACATCAGATGAAAAACCATTGATTTTACCAATATAGTCCGGAGCATAGGCAATAAAGGAAGCAGACAGTATAAAAACCACTACTAGATTAATTACTGCATGAACAGCTTTAGTAGTTTCTTTCTTGATAAGCCCTACATAGGCAACATATATACCAACTATCAAGATGAAAATCAGAAGAAATCCCACATAAAAGCCGGAGCTTTGAAAGCCATTTGGTGAAATACCTGCCAAAGTCTGCATGTTCTTACCAATGGCATCCGAAGTCTTAGAAATAAAGTCCAGCGAGTAGGCTTCCTGCACCAGATACCCTGTGGCATTGGACAAGTAGAGTGAAATTGTCCATATAAAATTGGTGATTGCATATAGTCCATACATCACCTGTTTTCCTATGCCATCTGTCCAATTCCAGGGCAACCAGTCCCAGGAATTATCCACGTAGAAATCAAGTTGGTAATTGCCAAGAGGATATTTGGAGTAAATATTCTTGGAGCTTACTGTATCATCTACAAGACCTGCCGCATGTGCTATAGTTCCAACAAGGGCTAAAAAAAGAAAGGATATTACAGTGACCAGCAAGATAGCTATGAAGATTTTCCATATCTTTTTTATCTGTATCTTTTTAAAATGCATTTAGGTCACCTCTTTCTTAACAGGTGGTCGGGTGTCAAAAGCATGGAGCAATTCTTCAAATACCGGATGAATCTGAATAACACCTACACGGCCATAAAGATCGGAAATTAAACATTGACCATTTTCAAGGTCTCGCAACCGTTTCTGGTTATTCTCATCTTCCTTGTCCACTCCAAAGAACTCCAATGTCTTTTTTATCTCATTTATATCTGTAGAGCGAAATGCAAATTTGAGGCCTATATTATTTTTCATTTTTTCATCAAGCAGGTCGTCCGCATTCTGCGTTACAAAATAAACACCTGCATTCATAGCACGGCCGGCCCTTACAAGCTTATTGGAAAGCGTCTTACCCTGTGACACCTGCAAAAAGCTCCATGCTTCGTCCAAGTCTACAATTTTAAATACACTTCGGTCGGAGTGAATGAAATCAAGGGCAAAGGTGCTTATTACAATTAAAATGCCTACACTCAAAAGCTCTACGGTGGTATATTCCTTAAAATCTGTTTCTGCATCCGGCAGTACCAAATCCGCCACTTGTATGATGTTTAGCTGTTTGTCAAGACTTATTGACTGAATAGTAGTACCATCCGAAAATAGAAGCTGGCCAAGATTGCTGTCCTTAATGCTGTCTATATGATCGGCAATGCTGCTGGCAACTTGCGTGTCTTCTTTATGCAGCTCATCAATGACGCGTAAAAGGCCTCGACTTTCACTTTGTGTTACTCTTCGGATGGCTTTACGAAGAACTGGAAACTTTTCACCGTCACGACTTGAAATTCCGGTTAGAAAAGTAAGAATGTCAATTGCAAGACTTTCTGCATCCTTTGTTTTTTTCATAATCACATAAGGGTCAAGCAATCCCTTGTCACTTTCTTCTCTTGTAAGGTTAATAATATTGATTTCATCGGCAATTTCCAGAAGGTTTTCTTTCCACCTGCCACGCTCGGACTTTGGATCAACAATTACTGCCTGACCTCCATAGAGAACAGCATAATAAACAAGCAGATTGTTTGAAAATGATTTACCACCACCAAGTGAACCAAGAAAAGCTGCTGCAAGAGCATTAGTGACAGAACCTTTCACGCCCTGGGCTGCAAGACTAGGCTTCAAGTACACATTGCGCCCGGTGTCAAGATTGTATCCAATATAGATACCTTCTGTTTCTCCAAGCATCTGTGTAGCACCAAAACCCAAACCGGCCAGAAAATCACTGGTAACATACTGGATATAATCATTCATATAGCGCTTGCTGGCAGGGAGAAATTCACCATGCAGCCCCAGCATATCTCCAAAGGGCCGCACCAGCTTAATGCTTAAATCATCGTAAAAGTCCATGACTTCATTACAACGTCGTTTCAATTCATCAAGACTTGGAGCTGATACCCTTATAACATAGCTCAACTTATACATGGCTTCCTTTGTCTTATCAAGACTGGTTTCCAGCTCATTTACATTATCAAGGGCCTCTAAAACGTCATTTCCTGTATCATTGTTGGACTCCCAGGCATGATTGTCCAAATCTTTAAGCTCTTTTTTCTTGTTTCTAACGGTAGCCAAAGCTTTTTTATTAGTAACAATTTCTACATTCATAGATGTGTCTATAGGGAAGGTGAATTGCTGCTGTTGATAGTAGAAAATTTCCGAGGATGGAAAATCAAGCTCTCTTACAATAGAATTGATAGTAAAATAGGAAACATAGGTCGTCTGATCTTCATGTTCGATTTTCAAGTATCTCTGTTTTTCTTCAACCAGGCAGCGAGTAGGTTTTATAATGTCATATCTTTTTACCAGAGTTTCCTGCTTTAATTTTTCTATAGACAAATGGTATTTGTACTCCTCATAAGGCGTACCTGTCTTTCCATAGAGATGTTCAATTAAGTACCCAAAATCATTCTTATCTAGCCTTCTAAATTTGAATCTGCGGGAAATTTTGCTTTTTAATAAGCGTTCCATCTTCATAAACCTGTCAATTTCCTTATTGCTCATGCTGACGAAATCACCCATGAGCTTGTGATTGACCTCATGTATAAAATCAGAAAAAGTCATAACTATGGACTCACTTATAGTTTTAATGCTAACTTCCTGCTCGTTTAAAAGAAGCTTGAAGCCAATAAAAAAGCGATAGTCAATCTGGTTTTCACCAATCATATCAACTAAAGCTTCTGTCTGCTGGTCTATTTTTTGATAGGCAACTTTCCTTAATTTTCCGCTAACTTCTCTCTTGCTGTTTTCCTGTGTTACCCTTATACTTGATTCTGTTGCAATCTGCAGGGCATGTATTTTCCCATCACGGCTCTGAGCTATAAGCTGACGAAAACTGTCATGGACCTGATATTTTTCTTCTGGACTGAGAAATGAGTAATTATAAGGTATCATCTCATAATAAGCATAGCATTCTCCATCATGATTAAATACAAGGTTGTTTTCTATATACTTAATGGGATACGTCATAAATTTCACTCCTAACTGAGGTAATAACTTCGTCTACAATTTCTTTTTTAAGTCTCACTGGTTTTCCTGCATAAGTGACTTTTGGTCTGATGATATATGAAAGCACGGATTTTAAAAAGCCAAAGGGCTTTTTACCGTCAAAAGTCTTTTGTGACATAAACCATGTAAGCACAGCCGGAATTCCCACATATTTAAGAAGTTCTCCGTGAATCATTGAAAGAGGCGGAACATTTGCAAACATAACCACCAGAAGCAGGGAGCAGACAAGCCATGCCATCTGCGTGAATGTAACTGGAAAAGGCAGCTGAAAATCATTGATGGCATATATAACTTTCTCCACATTCCAAATACTTGTATAGCTTTTGATTTTCTTCACATGTAACAATCCTTTCTCTTTTTAATTTTCAATAGGAAAGGTGGCCAGTGCATAAATTGACAGGGGACAATTAGAGCACTGGCACCTTTTCTGAAAACTTTTTAACTAACCTGCATATTCAAAAATACCGTGTGGAGTGACAAGAAAATTTCCTTCAATCTCCAGGTCTCGTCCATAGGCTTTATAGTCAATATAGTTTTGTAAATCGGAGGGGATCTCACCAAGCCTTCCGGATTCCTCAAGAATATAGTAGGCAACATCCTCCATGTCGTCACAATCAGGATAACAGATGATATCATCCTTATGCTCAACCATTTCCTCAAAACTGCCAAAGAAAGTTCTTTGGATTTCCCTCATTTCATCCTCGATGGGAGTTCCTTCCAATTCTTCTGCCATAGAGCACAGGCGGTTGATTTCATCAATGGATGTGTATTCGTCAATGTCAAAGGGAAGCTCATAATCATGTATGGCATATTCTTCATACTCACCATTTAAGCCGATGCGCTCCTTGACATCTTCCATATCTATAGGTGGAGTGAACCATG
Proteins encoded in this region:
- a CDS encoding antirestriction protein ArdA; amino-acid sequence: MEMQVYIANLGKYNEGESVGAWFTPPIDMEDVKERIGLNGEYEEYAIHDYELPFDIDEYTSIDEINRLCSMAEELEGTPIEDEMREIQRTFFGSFEEMVEHKDDIICYPDCDDMEDVAYYILEESGRLGEIPSDLQNYIDYKAYGRDLEIEGNFLVTPHGIFEYAG
- a CDS encoding helix-turn-helix domain-containing protein produces the protein MVYTKNKNKNLIGDKVKYARLKNKPKITQNDLLARLAVRGITLEKTAISKIESKTRPVTDKELVAIADALGVSILWLLGRE
- a CDS encoding ATP-binding protein; protein product: MTYPIKYIENNLVFNHDGECYAYYEMIPYNYSFLSPEEKYQVHDSFRQLIAQSRDGKIHALQIATESSIRVTQENSKREVSGKLRKVAYQKIDQQTEALVDMIGENQIDYRFFIGFKLLLNEQEVSIKTISESIVMTFSDFIHEVNHKLMGDFVSMSNKEIDRFMKMERLLKSKISRRFKFRRLDKNDFGYLIEHLYGKTGTPYEEYKYHLSIEKLKQETLVKRYDIIKPTRCLVEEKQRYLKIEHEDQTTYVSYFTINSIVRELDFPSSEIFYYQQQQFTFPIDTSMNVEIVTNKKALATVRNKKKELKDLDNHAWESNNDTGNDVLEALDNVNELETSLDKTKEAMYKLSYVIRVSAPSLDELKRRCNEVMDFYDDLSIKLVRPFGDMLGLHGEFLPASKRYMNDYIQYVTSDFLAGLGFGATQMLGETEGIYIGYNLDTGRNVYLKPSLAAQGVKGSVTNALAAAFLGSLGGGKSFSNNLLVYYAVLYGGQAVIVDPKSERGRWKENLLEIADEINIINLTREESDKGLLDPYVIMKKTKDAESLAIDILTFLTGISSRDGEKFPVLRKAIRRVTQSESRGLLRVIDELHKEDTQVASSIADHIDSIKDSNLGQLLFSDGTTIQSISLDKQLNIIQVADLVLPDAETDFKEYTTVELLSVGILIVISTFALDFIHSDRSVFKIVDLDEAWSFLQVSQGKTLSNKLVRAGRAMNAGVYFVTQNADDLLDEKMKNNIGLKFAFRSTDINEIKKTLEFFGVDKEDENNQKRLRDLENGQCLISDLYGRVGVIQIHPVFEELLHAFDTRPPVKKEVT
- a CDS encoding lysozyme family protein; its protein translation is MKLKHLIVLGVVFAVLLSLLIFVAVFISDEDSENGSEIDLAGSNLSQEVLAHKLMVEKYAREYGIEEYVGYLLAIMQVESGGQGVDVMQSIESAGVLQNSFSVEESIKQGCKYFASLLEYSKKKGCDINTVLQSYNYGEGFIDYVAGHGKKYTFELAESFAREKSGGNKVTYTNPIAVRKNGGWMYSYGNMFYVPLVSQCLTAHRFDNATVQIIMTEALKYQGWKYVFGGSNPNTSFDCSGLVQWCFGKAGIKLSRTAQEQYDMMQHISLSEAKPGDLVFFHGTYNAGTYITHVGIFVGNNRMYNAGNPIGYADLTTSYWREHLVSAGRIKNK
- a CDS encoding CD3337/EF1877 family mobilome membrane protein; protein product: MHFKKIQIKKIWKIFIAILLVTVISFLFLALVGTIAHAAGLVDDTVSSKNIYSKYPLGNYQLDFYVDNSWDWLPWNWTDGIGKQVMYGLYAITNFIWTISLYLSNATGYLVQEAYSLDFISKTSDAIGKNMQTLAGISPNGFQSSGFYVGFLLIFILIVGIYVAYVGLIKKETTKAVHAVINLVVVFILSASFIAYAPDYIGKINGFSSDVSSASLSIGGKIVMPNSESKGKDSVDMIRDNLFSIQVQQPWFLLQYGNSDMDKIGQKRVEKLLSADPDKNNGKDRETVVKEEIEDKNNMNLTITKTITRLGMVFFLFIFNIGISIFVFLLTGIMIFSQILFIIYAMFLPMSFLLSMIPGFDNMGKRAIMKLFNVIMTRAGITLIVTTAFSISTMLYTLSEGFPFFLIAFLQIVTFAGIYMKLGDLMGMFNLQANDSKQMEHRIFQKPYMLLNRGTRRLKRKIGRIIVAGTTGAAAGAMAGAVASKKSKTSRRTQTNHKRPVSSSTAQSEGKPSFGERVGERVGAVMDTKDHIADKAGQIKEQAKDLPVNARYALYHGKKQVLGKVAKNVDGFKSGIARTLEDKKQERAENRNRQRETIAKRRIELDRSHQQRATKQPITERLERQKTSTFAPVRTRPVTSSDIATTNRTNMNQTNSSTDRIATNSIEKPAMNRPLANAPKLTANQDPENCVSSRERFYEKRKEPENVSQKPAVKPTTLRHTTQLRQEVKEQVGKRQKGREK
- a CDS encoding conjugal transfer protein gives rise to the protein MKKIKSYTSIWNVEKVIYAINDFQLPFPVTFTQMAWLVCSLLLVVMFANVPPLSMIHGELLKYVGIPAVLTWFMSQKTFDGKKPFGFLKSVLSYIIRPKVTYAGKPVRLKKEIVDEVITSVRSEIYDVSH
- a CDS encoding Spo0E family sporulation regulatory protein-aspartic acid phosphatase; translated protein: MDKKMGIRYQIEETRQILNNKLLQNTLNKDTIDTDILNISWKLDKLIAQFMKEEILHK
- a CDS encoding conjugal transfer protein, giving the protein MWKKGKQYRTKKIHVMKVGTHRKSIIFLWVLLIGSVIFGIYKNFTAIDIKTVHETKVMEKQVVDTNQIENFVKNFAKVYYSWQNNQNSIDTRTENLKGYMTKELQDLNTDAIRRDIPTSSTVNDVEIWKVKKVDNNKYGVTFSIDQLITESNTKKMVDSSYEVAAYVDKSGNMVIIKNPTICGIPAKSSYEPKTLESDGRVNEATTEEINEFLKTFFKLYPTASGKELSYYVKDDVIKPIGKKYVFSELINPVYQKAGDKVQVLVSVKYLDQQTKAMQISQFDLTLEKDRNWMIVK